From Gammaproteobacteria bacterium, the proteins below share one genomic window:
- a CDS encoding nodulation protein NfeD, with amino-acid sequence MTMLAIRSKTRRLSCAFFLGGLLSLGISWIMAAPRFATVLQVEGAIGPATEDYVVRGIDDAVSRNAQMVILRIDTPGGLDQSMRAIVQKILAAPLPVVAYVAPSGARAASAGTYILYAAHVAAMAPATTLGAATPVQLGGASSLSQLSDEPADDPLRDETDSAMTRKMVNDAAAYIRGLAVTRGRNAEWAVRAVREAVTLTAGEALRKKVIEIVAAGMPDLLRQLDGRKVNVAGFERTLSTDRLTIEVMTPDWRSQLLTIIANPNVAYILMLAGIYGLIFELASPGAVLPGVVGAVCLLLALYAFQVLPVNYTGAGLIVLGIVFMVSEAFAPSFGVLGFGGVAAFVAGSVMLMDDASLGVSTPLIGGTALVAAGFFLWIITRLLKTHNIRPVTGAEQMIGSIGVALEDFETQGWVRVHSESWNARTHSRALKGQKVRVLAMDGLTLTVEPLTDNPPGD; translated from the coding sequence ATGACCATGCTCGCAATCCGTTCAAAAACGCGACGGCTGAGTTGCGCGTTTTTTTTAGGGGGACTGTTGTCGCTCGGGATCTCGTGGATCATGGCAGCGCCACGGTTCGCCACAGTGTTGCAGGTCGAGGGTGCGATCGGTCCCGCGACCGAGGATTATGTTGTGCGTGGCATTGATGACGCAGTATCGCGTAACGCTCAAATGGTCATTCTGCGCATCGACACACCCGGCGGGCTCGATCAATCGATGCGCGCGATAGTGCAGAAAATTCTGGCCGCGCCGTTACCCGTCGTGGCCTATGTCGCGCCGTCCGGCGCGCGTGCCGCGAGCGCCGGCACCTACATTCTGTACGCCGCGCACGTCGCCGCCATGGCGCCCGCGACGACCCTTGGGGCGGCAACCCCGGTACAGCTCGGTGGCGCCTCTTCGCTTTCGCAGCTTTCAGACGAACCAGCGGACGATCCGTTACGCGATGAAACCGATTCCGCCATGACGCGCAAGATGGTCAATGATGCGGCGGCGTATATTCGTGGTCTTGCGGTGACCCGTGGCCGCAACGCCGAGTGGGCGGTGCGCGCGGTGCGCGAGGCGGTAACGTTGACCGCGGGTGAGGCGCTGAGAAAAAAAGTTATCGAGATTGTCGCCGCGGGCATGCCCGATCTGTTGCGTCAACTCGATGGCCGCAAGGTAAACGTTGCCGGCTTTGAACGAACATTGTCCACCGATCGCCTGACAATCGAAGTGATGACGCCAGACTGGCGCAGCCAGTTGCTGACGATCATCGCCAATCCGAATGTTGCGTACATTCTGATGCTGGCCGGAATTTACGGACTCATATTCGAGCTCGCGAGCCCGGGCGCCGTTTTGCCGGGTGTGGTGGGCGCCGTGTGTTTGTTGCTCGCGCTCTACGCGTTTCAGGTGCTGCCGGTCAACTACACTGGTGCGGGGCTGATCGTGCTGGGTATCGTATTCATGGTGAGTGAGGCGTTCGCGCCCAGCTTCGGCGTACTTGGCTTCGGCGGCGTCGCGGCATTCGTCGCCGGTTCCGTCATGCTTATGGATGATGCAAGCCTTGGCGTCTCAACGCCGTTGATCGGCGGCACGGCGCTGGTCGCCGCGGGCTTTTTCCTGTGGATCATCACGCGACTGTTGAAGACGCACAACATCCGCCCCGTTACCGGCGCCGAGCAGATGATCGGCAGTATTGGGGTCGCACTGGAAGACTTCGAGACCCAGGGATGGGTGCGCGTGCACAGCGAGAGCTGGAATGCGCGCACGCACTCGCGCGCCCTGAAAGGACAAAAGGTGCGCGTGCTCGCCATGGACGGGTTGACTTTAACGGTCGAGCCTTTAACCGATAATCCTCCGGGAGACTGA
- a CDS encoding RDD family protein: protein MRTAPEKSVSNHRPVGLPRRLGAIFYDSLLLFALLFFASLVFLPFHLTPRHALYPVYVGYIYLVCFLFFGWFWTHGGQTLGMRTWRLRVIQKNGGTVTWAQALLRFLSAAISWLLFGGGFLWCLFNREKLALHDIVSGTRLTRAD from the coding sequence ATGCGTACGGCCCCTGAAAAATCAGTTTCTAATCACCGTCCAGTTGGTTTACCGCGTCGCCTTGGCGCCATTTTTTACGATAGTCTGCTGCTTTTCGCGTTATTGTTTTTCGCGTCACTCGTGTTCTTGCCTTTTCATCTCACGCCACGGCACGCGCTTTATCCAGTTTACGTCGGCTACATCTATCTCGTCTGCTTTTTGTTTTTTGGCTGGTTCTGGACACACGGCGGTCAGACCTTAGGCATGAGAACCTGGCGCTTGCGCGTGATACAGAAAAACGGCGGGACGGTCACCTGGGCGCAGGCGCTATTGCGATTCTTGAGCGCGGCAATCTCCTGGCTTTTGTTCGGCGGAGGCTTTTTGTGGTGCCTGTTCAACCGCGAAAAGCTGGCCTTGCACGATATAGTGTCGGGCACGCGGCTCACACGCGCGGATTGA